A genomic window from Halorubrum lacusprofundi ATCC 49239 includes:
- a CDS encoding FlaD/FlaE family flagellar protein translates to MGLELPVWGAPTAAWIVATLGLVGASVLDRFLDDDGSDDDDSGGMGGGDDPFGGGGMGGGGGGMGGGGGGGMGGGDDFDDFDGMDEWDDDFDDGGGGGSDTDELEKRLDDLENEVSSLSSTVSTVRSENEEISAAVDDIEEDVRNLLDIYEMVTRGINPFVDDSSGFDGVDDGSEGSFGLFDDDEEENEADDDLDEDVANADADGFFDDDLLDDDLEDDDDEFAELDEEPDDEHTDDGDSADAASETAAADDGDDMNDDGKSFSELKEEYDAGEADWADEDGAETDADAAADEDPFDDGGDSFEDDLGGEPDPFDDGPGDDGPADDGVDSFDEGMGAFDDGPVDDGPVTNGHEPESEPDPEADRSRGPQPGGDPAEASGDGFEYVREGDLSGTRGKPYLTELPGDYVGDLLVMEWLEFLVSESDVTDAVRAINYYERIEWVGPEAAARLRDFLSGFGTIDRNLVDRPGTDRLVREHHTRSLRYVTQLNGTSGHLLLLDRWDDLAGGSLVGGGPPRIGSGGRRGRGGHGGRGRREERSPREDRSSDGRDRHASENGHGGDAENRNGHAERRNGHAERRDDHADRHGSEGRERNDGSPRPMNDPNPRSDRADPADGGWGDGR, encoded by the coding sequence GCGGTGGCGGCGGGATGGGTGGTGGCGGTGGCGGCGGAATGGGCGGCGGCGACGACTTCGACGACTTCGACGGAATGGACGAGTGGGACGACGACTTCGACGACGGCGGCGGTGGCGGATCGGACACCGACGAGCTGGAGAAACGGCTCGACGACCTGGAGAACGAGGTCTCCTCGCTCTCGTCGACCGTCTCGACCGTCCGTTCGGAGAACGAGGAGATCTCGGCCGCCGTCGACGACATCGAGGAGGACGTGCGGAACTTACTCGACATCTACGAGATGGTCACCCGCGGCATCAATCCGTTCGTCGACGACTCCAGCGGTTTCGACGGGGTCGACGACGGCAGTGAGGGGTCGTTCGGCCTCTTCGACGACGACGAAGAAGAGAACGAAGCCGACGACGATCTCGACGAGGACGTCGCGAACGCGGACGCCGACGGGTTCTTCGACGACGACCTGCTCGACGATGACCTTGAAGACGATGACGACGAGTTCGCCGAGCTGGACGAGGAACCGGACGACGAGCACACGGACGACGGCGACTCCGCCGACGCCGCGTCCGAGACCGCGGCGGCGGACGACGGAGACGACATGAACGACGATGGAAAGAGCTTCAGCGAGCTGAAAGAGGAGTACGACGCCGGGGAGGCCGACTGGGCCGACGAAGACGGCGCCGAAACGGACGCGGATGCGGCCGCGGACGAAGACCCGTTCGACGACGGGGGCGACTCGTTCGAAGACGATCTCGGCGGCGAGCCGGACCCGTTCGACGATGGTCCCGGCGACGATGGGCCCGCCGATGACGGCGTCGACTCGTTCGACGAGGGGATGGGCGCGTTCGACGATGGTCCCGTCGACGACGGTCCGGTGACGAACGGCCACGAGCCGGAGTCGGAACCCGACCCGGAGGCCGACCGCTCGCGCGGCCCACAGCCCGGCGGCGATCCCGCCGAGGCGAGCGGCGACGGCTTCGAGTACGTCCGCGAGGGCGATCTTTCTGGGACCCGCGGCAAGCCGTACCTCACGGAGCTGCCCGGCGACTACGTCGGCGACCTCCTCGTGATGGAGTGGCTGGAGTTCCTCGTCTCCGAGAGCGACGTCACCGACGCGGTACGCGCGATCAACTACTACGAGCGCATCGAGTGGGTCGGTCCCGAGGCCGCCGCGCGGCTCCGCGACTTCCTCTCCGGGTTCGGCACGATCGACCGCAACCTCGTCGACCGACCCGGGACCGACCGGCTGGTCCGTGAGCACCACACCCGCAGTCTCCGGTACGTGACCCAACTCAACGGGACGAGCGGTCATCTGCTGCTGCTCGACCGCTGGGACGATCTCGCCGGCGGTTCGCTGGTCGGGGGCGGCCCGCCACGGATCGGTTCGGGGGGTCGCAGGGGGCGAGGAGGTCACGGGGGGCGCGGTCGTCGCGAGGAACGTTCCCCACGCGAGGATCGCAGTAGCGACGGCCGCGACCGGCACGCGAGCGAGAACGGTCACGGCGGCGACGCGGAAAACCGAAACGGCCACGCGGAGAGACGGAACGGCCACGCGGAGAGACGGGACGACCACGCGGACCGTCACGGGTCCGAGGGCCGCGAGCGCAACGACGGCTCTCCACGGCCGATGAACGACCCGAACCCGCGTTCCGACCGCGCCGACCCGGCCGACGGAGGGTGGGGCGATGGGCGTTAG
- a CDS encoding flagellin, producing the protein MGVSVSASTAIIVAGLFFAFTTFYPVAANGFDRVSDAQHGINERALERQNTDFAVSNATYDDTTGNLTVNATNDGSIGLVAGDATLLVDNEYVDVGGANATTTVDGDGDTELWLGGETLTIEVDKNDLSTDVVAGETRVVLVVESGVRDTAEVSA; encoded by the coding sequence ATGGGCGTTAGCGTCTCGGCGTCGACGGCCATCATCGTCGCGGGGCTGTTCTTCGCGTTCACGACGTTCTACCCCGTCGCGGCCAACGGCTTCGACCGCGTCAGCGACGCACAACACGGGATAAACGAGCGCGCGCTCGAACGACAGAACACGGACTTCGCGGTTTCGAACGCGACGTACGACGACACGACCGGCAACCTCACTGTCAACGCCACCAACGACGGCTCGATCGGGCTCGTCGCCGGCGATGCGACGCTGCTCGTCGACAACGAGTACGTCGACGTGGGCGGGGCAAACGCGACCACGACCGTCGACGGCGACGGCGACACCGAGCTGTGGCTCGGCGGCGAGACGCTGACTATCGAGGTCGACAAGAACGATCTCTCGACCGACGTGGTCGCGGGCGAGACCCGCGTCGTCCTCGTCGTCGAGTCCGGCGTCCGCGACACCGCGGAGGTGAGCGCGTAG
- a CDS encoding type II/IV secretion system ATPase subunit, which yields MTEHGTAKPSDELRKAAMRRPHLREHLREFKQITGEFPQFIEEPKDEYESNRPNVIYPVGGPIYSHIYGDLGQDTKYYAIEPEVSGPQAEVLNEVKNRLLTVSGQHSAPDSESEYDDLIEELLEEVTHVDEQNGGFRGSLSKVLNMGKLSVTEETYENIRYRLNRDIVGLGPLEPVMRDSANEDIHVIGPKECHVDHGTYGMLETTVDFGTPKEFDNWLRNMGERIGDPLSDSDPIVDSTLPDGSRINIIYSDDVSLKGSSLTIRQGEEVPLSINQITNWGTLSPELSAYLWLCLENEQTVFVVGETASGKTTTLNAILSYIPSDSKIYTAEDTAEVIPPHNTWQQLLTREGGGEGSSDVDMFDLVAAALRSRPDYIIVGEVRGAEGRMAFQAAQTGHPVMLTFHASDIVSMIQRFTSEPINVPETFMDNADVALFQNRVKQGDQVLRRVTSVQEIEGYSKEMEGVVTREVFSWDPVEDEIVFQGMNNSYVLEEQIATLLGYADTRDIYDDLEFRAELIERMIQEGILGYHEVNNAIDSFQRDGVEGLPFDMHRNVR from the coding sequence ATGACCGAACACGGAACAGCGAAACCGTCAGACGAACTCCGGAAAGCCGCCATGCGGCGGCCGCACCTCCGCGAGCACCTTCGGGAGTTCAAACAGATAACGGGGGAGTTCCCGCAGTTCATCGAGGAGCCGAAAGACGAGTACGAGTCGAACCGCCCCAACGTCATCTACCCCGTCGGCGGACCGATCTACAGCCACATCTACGGCGACCTCGGACAGGACACCAAGTACTACGCCATCGAGCCGGAGGTCTCCGGCCCGCAGGCGGAGGTCCTCAACGAGGTGAAAAACCGCCTCCTCACGGTGAGCGGCCAGCACAGCGCCCCCGACAGCGAATCCGAGTACGACGACCTCATCGAGGAGCTGTTAGAGGAGGTCACCCATGTCGACGAGCAGAACGGGGGGTTCCGTGGCAGCCTCTCGAAGGTGCTCAACATGGGGAAGCTGTCGGTCACCGAAGAGACCTACGAGAACATCCGCTACCGGCTCAACCGCGACATCGTGGGGCTCGGCCCGCTCGAACCGGTGATGCGCGACTCGGCCAACGAGGATATTCACGTCATCGGTCCCAAGGAGTGTCACGTCGATCACGGCACCTACGGCATGCTGGAGACGACCGTCGACTTCGGCACCCCGAAGGAGTTCGACAACTGGCTGCGCAACATGGGCGAGCGGATCGGCGACCCGCTCTCCGACTCCGACCCCATCGTCGACTCTACGCTCCCGGACGGGTCGCGTATCAACATCATCTACTCCGACGACGTGTCGCTGAAGGGCTCCTCGCTCACGATCCGGCAGGGCGAGGAGGTGCCGCTGTCGATCAACCAGATCACCAACTGGGGGACGCTCTCGCCCGAGCTGTCGGCGTACCTCTGGCTCTGTCTGGAGAACGAGCAGACGGTGTTCGTCGTCGGTGAGACGGCGTCCGGGAAGACGACGACGCTGAACGCCATCCTCTCGTACATCCCGAGCGACTCGAAGATCTACACCGCGGAAGACACCGCCGAGGTCATCCCGCCGCACAACACCTGGCAGCAGCTACTGACCCGTGAGGGCGGCGGCGAGGGCTCCTCCGACGTGGACATGTTCGACCTAGTCGCTGCCGCGCTCCGATCGCGTCCTGACTACATCATCGTGGGCGAGGTCCGGGGCGCCGAGGGGCGCATGGCGTTCCAGGCGGCCCAGACGGGGCACCCGGTCATGCTGACCTTCCACGCGTCCGACATCGTCTCGATGATCCAGCGGTTCACCTCCGAGCCGATCAACGTCCCCGAGACGTTCATGGACAACGCCGACGTGGCGCTGTTCCAGAACCGGGTGAAGCAGGGCGATCAGGTGTTGCGCCGGGTGACCAGCGTTCAGGAGATAGAGGGGTACTCCAAGGAGATGGAGGGCGTCGTCACCCGCGAGGTGTTCAGCTGGGACCCCGTCGAAGACGAGATCGTCTTCCAGGGAATGAACAACTCCTACGTGTTAGAAGAGCAGATCGCGACGCTTCTGGGGTACGCCGACACCCGTGACATCTACGACGACTTGGAGTTCCGCGCGGAGCTGATAGAGCGGATGATCCAAGAGGGGATCTTGGGCTACCACGAGGTGAACAACGCGATCGATTCCTTCCAACGCGACGGCGTCGAGGGGCTCCCCTTCGACATGCACCGGAACGTCAGATA
- a CDS encoding flagellin, which produces MASVPVSHLILFIASLVIAAGVVGTITTGVDRVSAAVEDAGLDATEQLRTDVTIISDANAGVYNASGQQNVTLLIKNTGTYRLAPDGSGLDVVFDGQYIPPSAADGELVSADNGAVWSRGDVLRLTINVNELDGTNGGLADGDHRVYVTANGDEELFQFRVEGGN; this is translated from the coding sequence ATGGCCAGCGTTCCCGTCTCGCACCTCATCCTGTTCATCGCAAGTCTCGTGATCGCCGCCGGCGTGGTCGGCACGATCACCACGGGGGTCGATCGCGTGAGCGCGGCGGTCGAGGACGCCGGGCTCGATGCGACCGAACAGCTCCGGACCGACGTGACAATTATCTCCGACGCGAACGCGGGGGTGTACAACGCCAGCGGCCAGCAGAACGTCACGCTCTTGATCAAGAACACCGGCACCTATCGGCTCGCGCCCGACGGCTCGGGACTCGATGTCGTCTTCGACGGCCAGTACATCCCGCCGAGCGCGGCTGACGGCGAGCTCGTCTCTGCCGACAACGGCGCGGTCTGGAGCCGCGGCGACGTGTTGCGTCTCACGATCAACGTGAACGAGCTCGACGGGACGAACGGCGGGCTCGCCGACGGCGACCACCGGGTGTACGTCACCGCCAACGGCGACGAGGAGCTGTTCCAGTTCCGCGTGGAGGGGGGTAACTGA
- a CDS encoding ATPase domain-containing protein translates to MPHDNLLSLGLGERDRLNKELGGGIPRGSIVLMEGDYGAGKSAISQRFAYGLVEEGASVTVMSTELTVRGFIDQMHSLEYDMVKPLLQEELLFLHADFDSGGAFSDDDGERKELLKRLMNAEAMWNSDVIFLDTFDAIFRNDPTFEALVRKNEERQAALEIISFFREIISQGKVVVLTVDPSAVDDDAIGPFRSIADVFLQLEMIEVGNDIRRQINVKRFAGMGEQVGDTIGFSVRSGTGIVIESRSVA, encoded by the coding sequence ATGCCGCACGACAACCTGCTCTCGCTCGGCCTCGGCGAGCGCGACCGGCTGAACAAGGAGCTTGGCGGGGGGATCCCCCGCGGGAGCATCGTCCTCATGGAGGGCGACTACGGCGCCGGCAAAAGCGCCATCTCCCAGCGGTTCGCCTACGGACTCGTCGAAGAGGGCGCGTCGGTGACGGTAATGTCGACGGAGCTCACCGTCCGCGGGTTCATCGACCAGATGCACTCGCTGGAGTACGACATGGTGAAGCCACTCCTTCAGGAGGAGCTGCTCTTCCTCCACGCCGACTTCGACTCCGGCGGAGCGTTCTCCGACGACGACGGGGAGCGCAAGGAGCTGCTCAAGCGGCTGATGAACGCAGAGGCGATGTGGAACTCCGATGTCATCTTCCTCGACACGTTCGACGCAATCTTCCGGAACGACCCAACCTTCGAGGCGCTGGTTCGGAAAAACGAGGAACGACAGGCCGCCCTTGAGATCATCTCCTTTTTCCGGGAGATAATCTCACAGGGGAAGGTGGTGGTGCTCACCGTCGATCCCTCGGCCGTCGACGACGACGCGATCGGCCCGTTCCGGTCGATCGCCGACGTGTTCCTCCAGTTGGAGATGATCGAGGTCGGCAACGACATCCGCCGGCAGATCAACGTGAAACGCTTCGCGGGGATGGGTGAACAGGTCGGCGACACGATCGGCTTTTCGGTCCGCTCGGGGACCGGAATCGTCATCGAGAGCCGCAGCGTCGCGTGA